The sequence CATGGGGTGGCCTGTGATCTCGGCCGAACCGGCCAGGGTGGCGTTGGACGCGGTGGCAGGGGTAGAAGCGTTCATGGGGAAAGCATACCTATCTCCATAGTGATTTGAGTCACCGGGCACAAAATTGTTGTCGGGGAAGCGCGCTACCCCCCCCAGAGGGTCCTGGGCGGTGGACCGGGCTGTGGGACTGGACAGTGATCCTGGGCGGCGGCCCAGGCCTCGGCCCCCAGGTCACCCTATGGCACAGTGGGCGGCACCAGCCGGGCAGCTCCGGAGCCGTCCGGTAGGTCCACCGTCAGCGAGAGCAAAGGACAGGTCATGGACAGTCAGCAGATGCTGTGGTTGGTCATCGGCGTGGTGGTGGCCATCATCATCATCGCCGTTGCCATCGTATGGGCGAAGCGGAGTCGGGACCGGCGGCAGGAGGCTGCCCACCGGGCGGCGGAAGACCTCCGCGGTGAGGCGGACCGGCAGCAGGGGCGCACCGTGGCCGAGGAGGAACGGGCCTCCGCCGTCCGCCATGATGCCGATGCTGCGGAGGAGCAGGCCCGGCAACTGCGGGTCGAGGCCGAGGAGCGTGAGCGGACCGCCGACTCATCGCGTGGTGCCCTGGATGCGCAGCTGCGGGAGGCGGACCGGCTGGACCCAGAGGTGCGGACCGACCGGGAGGGGCGCCGGATCGACGGTGCCGATTCCACCGACAGCGCTGACCCGACCGGCGAGACCGCGCCGGTCGACGACGCTGGACCCGGGAAGCATGCCGCGGACAAGCCCCTCGACGGCGACGCGCGGGGGCCCCGCTCCTGACATCGGAACGGGGCCCTCGGCACCATGCGGCACCGGCCGGCGTCGGGAATCCGGCGCCGGGGGACTAGCGGTCCTTAGCGGTCGCGGTCGACGCCCATGCCCGGGACCTCGGCGCCGTCGGCGTTGGCCTTGACGGCGTCCTCGATGCGCTGGCCGATGGTGGCGTCCACGTTCTTCCAGTACTGGAAGGCGTTGGACAGGACCGGCTCCTGGACGCCGTCCAGGGCGCCGGAGACGGTGGCCACGAACTCGTCGCGCTGGGCGTCGTTGAACACCTCGCGGACGAGGATGCCCGGCTGCACGAAGTCGCCGTCGTCCTCGCGGAGGGTGTAGGCCTCGCGAGTCAGGGCGCCGTCGGCCTCCCAGCCGTTGTCCACCGGGCCGGTCTCGTCCGACCAGGAGTCACCGAAGGAGTTCGGGGCATACATGGAGCGGGCACCGGTGTGCTCGTACCACATGTTGCCCTCGAAGTTGTAGGTGTGCACGGGGTTGATCGGCTTGTTGACCGGCAGCTGCTGGAAGTTGGTGCCGATGCGGTAGCGCTGGGCGTCCGCGTAGGCAAAGTTGCGGCCCAGCAGCATCTTGTCCGGGGAGTTGCCGGTGCCCGGGACCATGTTGGCGGGGGAGAAGGCTGCCTGCTCGATCTGGGCGAAGAAGTTCTCCGGGTTGCGGTTCAGGGTCATGGTGCCGACCTTGTGCCGCGGGTAGTCCTTCTTCGACCAGGTCTTGGTCAGGTCGAAGGGGTTGAACCGGTAGGTCTTGGCCTCGTCGTACGGCATGATCTGGAAGTACAGGTCCCACTTCGGGAAGTTGCCTTCGGCGATCGCGTCACGCAGGTCGCGGCGGTGGTACTCGGCGTCCGCACCGGCCAGGCGCTCGGCCTCGGCGTTGGAGAGGTTCTCCACGCCCTGCTGGGACTCGAAGGCCCACTTGACCCAGAAGCGCTCGCCGGCGGCGTTGACCAACGAGTAGGTGTGGGAGGAGTACCCGTTCATGGTGCGCCAGGACTTGGGCAGGCCGCGCTCGCCCATGAGATAGGTGACCTGGTGGGCGGTTTCGGGGTTCTGGGTCCAGAAGTCCCACTGCATGGTGCCGTCACGCAGGCCGGAGTCCGGCATGCGCTTCTGGGAGCGGATGAAGTGCGGGAACTTCATGGGGTCGCGCACGAAGAAGACCGGCGTGTTGTTGCCGACCAGGTCGAAGTTGCCCTCTTCGGTGTAGAACTTCAGCGAGAAGCCGCGCACATCGCGCCAGGTGTCCGGGGAGCCGAGCTCTCCGGCCACGGTGGAGAAGCGCGCGAGCATGTCGGTCTTCTTGCCGGGCTGGAGGAAGTCGGCCTTGGTCCACTGCGAGATGTCCTCGGTGATCTCCAGAGTTCCGAAGGCGCCGGCGCCCTTGGCGTGCGGACGGCGCTCGGGGACGTTCATCCGGTTGAAGTGGGCCAGGGTCTCCACCAGGTGGTGGTCGTGCAGGACGATCGGGCCGTCAGCGCCCACGGTCAGCGAGTTGCGGTCGCTGACGGCGGGGATGCCGGCCTGAGTGGTGGAACCGGTACCGTGCGGGGTGGTTTCCGTCATCACGTTCTCCTTGGTCGGTTGGGTGTGGTGGGTGGATGGGATACCGGTCAGCCCTGGCGGGCTTCCCGGGGCATGGTGGGGACCTCACGGGTCCCGGTAGGCGCGGCTTGCGCCGGCTGAGCGGAGGCGCAGTCCGCGCACAGGCCCTGATAGACGACGTCGGCGATCCGGATGATCATGCCGTGCGTCTCGGAGGGGTGCAGGCAGGGCGCATGGCCGACGGCACAGGCGACGTCCTCGATGCGTCCGCACTCGGTGCAGACAGCGTGATGGTGGTTGTCCGCCACGCGGGTCTCATACCGTGCCGGTGAGTTGGCCAGGTCCAGCTGGCGGAGCAGGCCGGCGCCGGTCAGGGAGTGCAGCACGGTGTAGATGGACTGCACCGTGATCCCCGGCAGGCTCTGGCGCACGTGCTCCAGCACCGTGTCCGCCGTGGCGTGCGGGTATGCGTGCAGGGCGTCCAGGACGGCGAGCCGCTGCTTGGTGACCCGCAGCCCCGCCGACCGCATGCGGGCCGCCCAGGCCAGAGGGGCAGCTCCGGTGAGGGCTCGCCCTTTCTGGTCAGGGGTCTCGGCGGGGGTGCTCTGGGTCATGCTCCCAGTATTGCATATTCTGAGTTACTCATAATTACTTGGAGGTCATCGGGGCCCCCGCCGCTGCCTCCACGGCTTCCACGGTCCTCACTGCCTCCACGGCGGCTCGTCGCCCCGCCCGGGTGGCCCCGATCGTCGAGGCGGAGGCGCCGTAGCCCACCAGGAAGAGTCCGGGGCTCTTCGCCACGGACACCCCGTCCGCCGCCATCACCACGCCGCCCCCGCGCTCGCGGATGTGCACGGGGGACAGGTGGTCCAGGGAGGCCCGGAACCCGGTCGCCCAGAGGATGACGTCCACCGGCGTCTCCCAGGTGGTCAGCGGGTCCTCGGCCGAGAGAGTGGTGCAGGCGCGGCCCGGCAAGGCGGACACCCGGCCCAGGCCGCCGGCCGCGGTGCCGTCCGGCGCAAGCAGCGCATCGGCGACGGGCCCCTGGGAGGGGACCGGGCCGCCGTCGGGCCCCGGGCCGTCCAGGACCACGCCGGTGGGGGTGATCCGGCGTAGCGGGCCCCGGCTGATGAGCACGCCCGAGGCGAGGCCGGCGAGGTATTGGTCCGTGACGGGCAGGCCCGTGGCGGCCACCACGGACAGTGGAGGCAGGCCCATGGTGGTGCGGGCGGAGACGGAGGCCTCCACGTTCACACCCCATGAGGAGTCGAAGAAGCGGTCCGTCCAGTCCGGCGCGCGGCGGGTGCTCCACACGGTGTGGGCCCCGGCCGCGTCCAGTTGGAGGAGGAACTGCAGCGCGGAGGTGCCGCCGCCGACCACGAGGACCCGTTGGCCCGTGAAGTCCTCGGCCGCTGTGAACCCCCGCGTGTGCAGTTGCCTGCCGGTGAACTCCGCGATCCCCGGGTAGTACGGGATATAGGGGCTGTCCCAGGTGCCGGTGGCGTTGATGACCGTGCGGGCCCGCCAGGTGCGCCCGTCCGCGGTGGTGACGGTGAAGGTGCCGTGCCCGCTCGCGGCCGCATTCGGAACCGTCTGCTCCACGTGGTGCACCACCGACTCGACCTTGGCGGGACGGACCACCGGCAGGCCGTGTTCCTGCTCGTAGGTGCCGTAGTATCGCGAGACGACCCGGCTGGCCGGCTCGGCCGGATCCGGGGTCCCCAGGGGCAGGCCGGGAAGGTCGTGGATCCCGTGCGCGGCGTCGAAGGTCAGGGAGTCCCAGCGGTGGCGCCAGGCGCCACCAGGACCATCATTGGCGTCGAGGACCACGAAGTCCTCCCAGGGTTCCAGGCCTTTGCGCTTCAGTTGCCCGGCGGCGCTCAGTCCCGCCTGCCCGGCCCCGATCACGACGACGGCCAGCAGCTCGGGCGCGGAGGAACTCTCAGATGTGCTCACCTCCAGTGCAGCGCCACGGCTGCTGTGGGTATTCCGACGGAGTGTCCCGCCATGGTGCCGACACGTGCGGACGCCCGCGCTACGATGGGGCGCAGGCCGCGACTGGCGAAGGTGGACCACCACCGGGAAGCGGCGAACACGGACACCGGCGGTCATCAGATGCGGCCGGACCGTGCAGGCCTCCGGACCGCCCGCCTGGGTCCGGCGGCGGCCAACGAACGTGACTACGCCAGCAGGAGCCTTCCGTGACAGAGCCCAACACCGCGCCCTCCCAGTCCGCCACCACCACTCGAGTGGCCGGGCTGAACACCCAGCCCCTGGCCGAGGTTGATCCCGAGATCGCCGCCGTCCTGGGGCAGGAACTCGGCCGCCAGCGGGACACCCTGGAGATGATCGCCTCCGAGAACTTCGTCCCGCGGGCGATCCTCGAGACCCAGGGGTCGGTCCTGACCAACAAGTACGCCGAGGGCTACCCCGGCCGCCGCTACTACGGCGGTTGCGAGTACGTGGACGTGGCGGAGAACCTGGCGATCGAGCGGGCCAAGTCCCTGTTCGGCGCGGAGCACGTCAACGTCCAGCCTCATGCCGGCGCGCAGGCCAACGTGGCCCTGATGACCGCCCTGATGCAGCCCGGTGACACCCTCATGGGCCTGTCCCTGGCGCACGGCGGTCACCTGACCCACGGTATGAAGCTCAACTTCTCCGGCAAGACCTATGACATCGCCGCCTACGAGGTGGATCCGGACACCTACCGGATCGACATGGACAAGGTGCGCGAGAAGGCACTGGAGGCCAAGCCCGCCGTGATCGTGGCCGGCTGGTCTGCCTACCCGCGCCAGCTCGACTTCGAGGCCTTCCGCTCCATTGCGGATGAGGTCGGAGCCAAGCTCTGGGTGGACATGGCCCACTTCGCCGGCCTGGTGGCCGCCGGACTGCACCCGAACCCGGTGCCGCACGCCGACGTCGTGACCTCCACCGCACACAAGACGCTGGCCGGCCCGCGCTCGGGATTCATCCTCTCCAAGGAGGAGTACAAGAAGAAGATCGACTCCGCTGTCTTCCCGGGCCAGCAGGGCGGGCCGCTGATGCACGCGATCGCCGGCAAGGCCGTGGCCTTCAAGATCGCCGCCTCCGAGGAGTTCGCCGAGCGCCAGCGCCGCACCATCGAGGGCGCCCAGCTCCTCGCCGAGCGGTTGACCGCGGCCGACGTGACCGAGCACGGCATCTCCATCCTGACCGGGGGCACCGATGTGCACCTGATCCTCGTGGACCTGCGCCATGCCGAACTGGACGGTCGCCAGGCCGAGGACCTGTTGCACGAGGTCGGCATCACCGTGAACCGCAACTCGGTCCCGTTCGATCCGCGCCCGCCGATGACCACCTCCGGGCTGCGCATCGGCACGCCGGCGCTGGCCACCCGCGGCTTCGGCGCCACGGAGTTCACCGAGGTCGCAGACATCATCGCCCAGACCCTCAAGCCGTCCCCGGACGTGCCGGCCCTGCGCGCCCGCGTGCAGAAGCTGGCCGAGGACTTCCCGCTGTACGAGGGCCTCGAGGGCTGGTGATCGCCGCGGCTCCCCAGCGGGAGCCGTAGCAACCCGCAGTGTTGGGGAGTGGCGCAGTCCTGGTGACAGGCGCCACTCCAATCACTATGGTGATAGGTATTCATTTTGGTCGACCCCCGCAAGGAAGCGTGAACCGCCATGACCGCACAGAAGCTCGACGGCCGCGCCACTGCCGCCGCCATCAAGAAGGAACTCACCGAACGCGTCGAGGTACTCCGTGGCCAGGGTGTGGTGCCCGGGCTGGGGACCGTGCTGGTGGGGGAGGACCCTGGTTCGCAGTCCTACGTGGCCGGCAAGCACCGTGACTGCGCCGAGGTGGGCATCACCTCCATCCGCCGTGACCTGCCCGATTCCACCACGGAGGACGAACTCCTCGCGGTGGTCCAGGAGCTGAACGCCAATGACGAGTGCACCGGGTACATCGTGCAGTTGCCGTTGCCGAAGCACATCGACACGGACCGGATCCTGGAGGCCATCGACCCGGACAAGGATGCCGATGGCCTGCACCCGATGAACCTGGGCCGGCTGGTCGCCTCCGTGGGCGGCGAGCTCACCTCCCCGCTGCCGTGCACGCCGAAGGGCTGTGTGGAGTTGCTGAAGCACTATGGAATCGAGCTGGCGGGCAAGCTCGTGCTGGTCATCGGCCGCGGCGTGACGATCGGCCGTCCGGCCGGCCTCGTGCTGACCCGCCGGGATGTCAACGCCACCGTGGTCCTGGCCCACACCGGGACGAAGGACCTCAAGGCGGAGCTGGCCCGGGCGGATGTCATCATCGCGGCCGCGGGCGTGGCCCACATGGTCAAGCCGGAGGACGTCAAGGAGGGCGTGGTCGTGCTGGACGTGGGCGTTTCCCGCGTCACCGGCGAGGACGGCAAGGCGAAGATCACCGGTGACGTGGATCCGGCCGTGGCCGAGAAGGCGTCCTGGATGGCACCCAACCCCGGCGGCGTCGGACCGATGACCCGGGTGGAACTGCTGGCCAACGTGGTGGAGGCGGCCGAGCGGGCCGTCGCCGCACGGATCTGACCCCAGCTCAGCCCTAACTCAGTCCTCGAGGACCAGGGTGCCGCCGCGGTACCGGCGGATGTAGTCGAGCACGCCCGCGACGAGGGTCACGGCCAGGAGCCCCATGACCACCAGCAGGGCCGTGTCAGCGGCCTCTCCATAGGCGACGGCCACGGCGGCCGCATCGGCGGCCGTGACATCAGCACCGCCCGGGGCGGCGCCGGTGCCGGACGCCGCCAGGGAAGCGTAGAACGCGCCGGTGACGGCGGCCAGCCCCGTGGCGGTCAGCACCCGCTGGGCCGTCTGGGAGACGCCGCCGGCGGCCCCGGCGGCGTGGGGCGGGACCTCGTGCATGGTCAGGACCTGGGAGCTGGTCATCAGCAGCGCCTGGGCCGGCCCGAAGGGGAACAGGCAGAGCGCGAGGGTCCAGAAGGGCCACGCACCGAGGGCGATCTGGTGGAACGCGACCATGCCCAGGGCCACCGCACCCAGGGCCAGCACGGCGCCGGCCACCACGAACAGGGGCCCGCGGCGGTGGACATGGCTGCCGATCCACGGCGAGAGGGCCATGACCGCCAGCGCCGTGGGCAGCGAGGTCATCCCGGCGGCCAGGGCCGAGTATCCGAGCCCCTGCTGCGTCACGATGGCCTGGACGGCCCACAGCCCGGGCATGGCCCCCAGGAGGAATGCGGTGGCCACCGTGCTGTAGCTGAACGAGGGGATGCGGAACAGGGCTGGGTCCACCATGGGCGCACGTCCGGTGGCCGGGAACCTGCTCTTCATGCGCTGCTCCCACAGCCACCAGGCCGCAAGCAGCACGGCCGCCGCGGCCAGCAGGAGCCATGTGCCGGGCAGGATGAACGGGACCATCAGGCAGACGACGGCGGCAGCCAGGAGCACAGCTCCGATGGGGTCCAGGGCCCCCAGGCTGCGCCGGGCCTCCTCGGAGCGGACCCGTGCCGGTGGGCGGAGCCAGGCTGCAGCCAGGACAGCGGACAGCACGCCGAAAGGGACGTTGATCAGGAAGGTGGTGCGCCATCCCCACTCGGGCCCGAGGGCACCGAGGATCACCCCGCCCAGGGTCGGCCCGATGGCCACGCCCAGCCCCACCACGGTGCCGAACAGCCCGTAGGCGCGCCCGCGGGCCCGGCCGTGGAAGACGTTCTGGATGATGCCGATGATCTGCGGATTGAGCAGTCCGGACCCCAGGCCCGTCACCACGCGGGACAGGTTGAGCATGAGGGGGTCCACGGACAGGCCGGAGGCCAGCGATCCCACGGTGAACAGCAGGATGCCGGCAATGAAGATCGGCTTGCGCCCCCAGAGGTCGCCGGCTCGGCCCGCGGCCACGAGCACCACGCCGAAGGACAGGGCGTAGCCGGCCAGCACCCATTGGAGATCGGCGGAGCTGGCGTTCAGGCCGCCCTCGATCGCCGGCAGGGCCACGTTGACCACGCTGACGCTCATGAGGGACATGAACAGGGGCACCAGGAGCACCACGAGGATCTTGTTCCCGCCGGGCGGCCGGGCCGGCCGCGGCGCGGGGTGCTGCGCCGTCAAGACCGTCCCCGTTGAAGGTGGCGCCCCTGGACCAGCCAGTAGACCGGGACCAGCGCCACCAGGAACCCGGCCAGGACCCAGTAGAGGCCGGTGGTGCCCCACCACTGGACCAACGCGCCGGCGAGCAGGGGGCCCAGGCCCATGCCGGCGTCGATCCCCAAGAAGTACGTGGAAGCACCCATGCCGGCCCGTTCGCGGGGCACCTGGGTCACACAGATGACCTGACCGGCGGACTGCAGCTGACCGTAGCCGAGGCCCACGAGGACCGCCGCGGCCATGAGTGCCATCACGGTGCCGGCCACGGCGATGGTCGCCAGGCCGGCCGCGAAGAGCAGGAACGCCGGGAGCATCACGATGTTGGCGCCCCTGCGGTCCATCAGCCGCCCCGTGAAGAGCCGGGAGACGAGGACGGTGCCGGCGTAGACGGCGAAGAACAGGCTGGCCACGGTGCCGAAGTCGCGTTCCGAGACCAGGGTGGCCAGGAAGGTCACGATGCCCGCGTAGCCCAGCGAGTACAGGGCCCCGATGGCGGCGGTGGGGGCCGCGCCGGGCTCCACGTATCGGGCCCACCACGGGCGCGCGGCCTCGGGAGGTGCGCTGGGGTTCTGGGCGGCAGCGGTGGCGGCACCATCGGTCTCCACCACAGCTGGAACCTCAGGAACGTCAGGAGTCTCAAGAGCAGGCTCCGAGTCCCGGGGGCGCACGTCCATGAACAGGGCGATGACGAGGCCGGCCAGGGAGACGGCCGAGGCGATGACGGCCACGGTGCCGAATCCCGTGCCGCCCAGGGCCAGGCCGACCATCGGTCCGGCAGCCACGCCGATCAGTGTGGAGGACGAATAGTGGCTGGTGCCCTCGGACATCCGGGTCCCGGGCACACGGTTCACGGCGGCCGCGGCGATGACGGAGGAGGAGACCCCGAAGGTCAGCCCGTGCACGGCGCGCACGAGCAACAGTGCCCAGACCTCACCGGAGGCCCAGTAGAGCAAGGGGGCCACGATGAAGGCGATGAACCCCACCAGCAACAGGGGGCGGGAGCCGAAGCGTTCGATCAGGGGGCCGGCCAGCAGTCGGGAGATGAGGGTGCCCACGATGAAGACGGAGGCCACGGCGCCCCCGACGGTGTCGCCCACTGCGAACCGGGCCACCGTGTAAGCCGCCACCGTGGACAGCAGGAAGTGCACGTTGAAGAACATCATGATGTTCGCCAGGCAGGCGAGCACGAAGCCCCGATTCCAGAGCCCGCCAGGGACGGCTGGCCTGCCCGGAGGTGAGAGAGGACCCCCGTTGGCGGTGCGGGGCGGCGACTGGGACATGAGATCCAGAGTAAGCCGGTGGCGATCAGAACCCCGCCGGGACACCACGCGCCGTCACATGCGGGATAATCGACCCCATGGATGCAGTGGAGAGTGGAACCGACCGTCAGCCTGGCCGTCCCGGTGCCGCCAAGGGCAGGGGCTGGGGAGCGAAGGGCAGTGGCATCACGTTCGCCGTCATGGTGGTCGTGCTGCTCGTGGCGCTGCTTTTCGCCGCCAATCAGAATGACGTGATCGGCTGGCTGCTGGTGGTCATCTCCGCCGGCTGGCTCGCGCTGGCCGCCCTGGTGGCCCTCGGCGTGCGCCGCGGTGCGCGATCGGTGGACCGCCGGATGAAGGACCTCTCCGCCTCCCTCGCCCCGCGCGTCGGTGCGGCGGAAGCCCCGTCCACCCCGTCTGCCCCCTCATCCGCCGCGTCCTCCCGCGCCTCGGGCCGGGCCGGAGCGGCTGAGGCCGCCGCGTCCGACCCGATGCGGGACACCAAGCTGGACCACTCCTTCAAGATCGTCCAGGTGCAGACCCGCGTGGTCACCGAGGAGCTGTCCAAGGGCGTCGACTCGGACACGGACATGATCGCGCGCGCCCTGGAGACGATCCACATCACCTCCGCCAACGCCCGGGAGATGATCAAGGAGTCCACCGCGCCCTCTGGCAGCGAAGGCAGGCCTGAGAAGTCCGGGAAGCCTGGAACGGCGAGGGCCGCGGGAACCCCGGGGACCCAGGGCCCGATCACCGGGGAAGTCATCAACTGATCTCCTCCTGATCTCTTTCTGACCTCCGGGCTCTCCAACTCGTCCTACCTGCCGCAGAACCCATGGCGGGACGGATCGGCGATAGGCTGGA comes from Citricoccus muralis and encodes:
- a CDS encoding catalase, whose protein sequence is MTETTPHGTGSTTQAGIPAVSDRNSLTVGADGPIVLHDHHLVETLAHFNRMNVPERRPHAKGAGAFGTLEITEDISQWTKADFLQPGKKTDMLARFSTVAGELGSPDTWRDVRGFSLKFYTEEGNFDLVGNNTPVFFVRDPMKFPHFIRSQKRMPDSGLRDGTMQWDFWTQNPETAHQVTYLMGERGLPKSWRTMNGYSSHTYSLVNAAGERFWVKWAFESQQGVENLSNAEAERLAGADAEYHRRDLRDAIAEGNFPKWDLYFQIMPYDEAKTYRFNPFDLTKTWSKKDYPRHKVGTMTLNRNPENFFAQIEQAAFSPANMVPGTGNSPDKMLLGRNFAYADAQRYRIGTNFQQLPVNKPINPVHTYNFEGNMWYEHTGARSMYAPNSFGDSWSDETGPVDNGWEADGALTREAYTLREDDGDFVQPGILVREVFNDAQRDEFVATVSGALDGVQEPVLSNAFQYWKNVDATIGQRIEDAVKANADGAEVPGMGVDRDR
- a CDS encoding Fur family transcriptional regulator, with the translated sequence MTQSTPAETPDQKGRALTGAAPLAWAARMRSAGLRVTKQRLAVLDALHAYPHATADTVLEHVRQSLPGITVQSIYTVLHSLTGAGLLRQLDLANSPARYETRVADNHHHAVCTECGRIEDVACAVGHAPCLHPSETHGMIIRIADVVYQGLCADCASAQPAQAAPTGTREVPTMPREARQG
- a CDS encoding flavin-containing monooxygenase; the protein is MSTSESSSAPELLAVVVIGAGQAGLSAAGQLKRKGLEPWEDFVVLDANDGPGGAWRHRWDSLTFDAAHGIHDLPGLPLGTPDPAEPASRVVSRYYGTYEQEHGLPVVRPAKVESVVHHVEQTVPNAAASGHGTFTVTTADGRTWRARTVINATGTWDSPYIPYYPGIAEFTGRQLHTRGFTAAEDFTGQRVLVVGGGTSALQFLLQLDAAGAHTVWSTRRAPDWTDRFFDSSWGVNVEASVSARTTMGLPPLSVVAATGLPVTDQYLAGLASGVLISRGPLRRITPTGVVLDGPGPDGGPVPSQGPVADALLAPDGTAAGGLGRVSALPGRACTTLSAEDPLTTWETPVDVILWATGFRASLDHLSPVHIRERGGGVVMAADGVSVAKSPGLFLVGYGASASTIGATRAGRRAAVEAVRTVEAVEAAAGAPMTSK
- the glyA gene encoding serine hydroxymethyltransferase, producing MAGLNTQPLAEVDPEIAAVLGQELGRQRDTLEMIASENFVPRAILETQGSVLTNKYAEGYPGRRYYGGCEYVDVAENLAIERAKSLFGAEHVNVQPHAGAQANVALMTALMQPGDTLMGLSLAHGGHLTHGMKLNFSGKTYDIAAYEVDPDTYRIDMDKVREKALEAKPAVIVAGWSAYPRQLDFEAFRSIADEVGAKLWVDMAHFAGLVAAGLHPNPVPHADVVTSTAHKTLAGPRSGFILSKEEYKKKIDSAVFPGQQGGPLMHAIAGKAVAFKIAASEEFAERQRRTIEGAQLLAERLTAADVTEHGISILTGGTDVHLILVDLRHAELDGRQAEDLLHEVGITVNRNSVPFDPRPPMTTSGLRIGTPALATRGFGATEFTEVADIIAQTLKPSPDVPALRARVQKLAEDFPLYEGLEGW
- a CDS encoding bifunctional methylenetetrahydrofolate dehydrogenase/methenyltetrahydrofolate cyclohydrolase; this encodes MTAQKLDGRATAAAIKKELTERVEVLRGQGVVPGLGTVLVGEDPGSQSYVAGKHRDCAEVGITSIRRDLPDSTTEDELLAVVQELNANDECTGYIVQLPLPKHIDTDRILEAIDPDKDADGLHPMNLGRLVASVGGELTSPLPCTPKGCVELLKHYGIELAGKLVLVIGRGVTIGRPAGLVLTRRDVNATVVLAHTGTKDLKAELARADVIIAAAGVAHMVKPEDVKEGVVVLDVGVSRVTGEDGKAKITGDVDPAVAEKASWMAPNPGGVGPMTRVELLANVVEAAERAVAARI
- a CDS encoding MFS transporter, producing the protein MTAQHPAPRPARPPGGNKILVVLLVPLFMSLMSVSVVNVALPAIEGGLNASSADLQWVLAGYALSFGVVLVAAGRAGDLWGRKPIFIAGILLFTVGSLASGLSVDPLMLNLSRVVTGLGSGLLNPQIIGIIQNVFHGRARGRAYGLFGTVVGLGVAIGPTLGGVILGALGPEWGWRTTFLINVPFGVLSAVLAAAWLRPPARVRSEEARRSLGALDPIGAVLLAAAVVCLMVPFILPGTWLLLAAAAVLLAAWWLWEQRMKSRFPATGRAPMVDPALFRIPSFSYSTVATAFLLGAMPGLWAVQAIVTQQGLGYSALAAGMTSLPTALAVMALSPWIGSHVHRRGPLFVVAGAVLALGAVALGMVAFHQIALGAWPFWTLALCLFPFGPAQALLMTSSQVLTMHEVPPHAAGAAGGVSQTAQRVLTATGLAAVTGAFYASLAASGTGAAPGGADVTAADAAAVAVAYGEAADTALLVVMGLLAVTLVAGVLDYIRRYRGGTLVLED
- a CDS encoding MFS transporter — its product is MSQSPPRTANGGPLSPPGRPAVPGGLWNRGFVLACLANIMMFFNVHFLLSTVAAYTVARFAVGDTVGGAVASVFIVGTLISRLLAGPLIERFGSRPLLLVGFIAFIVAPLLYWASGEVWALLLVRAVHGLTFGVSSSVIAAAAVNRVPGTRMSEGTSHYSSSTLIGVAAGPMVGLALGGTGFGTVAVIASAVSLAGLVIALFMDVRPRDSEPALETPDVPEVPAVVETDGAATAAAQNPSAPPEAARPWWARYVEPGAAPTAAIGALYSLGYAGIVTFLATLVSERDFGTVASLFFAVYAGTVLVSRLFTGRLMDRRGANIVMLPAFLLFAAGLATIAVAGTVMALMAAAVLVGLGYGQLQSAGQVICVTQVPRERAGMGASTYFLGIDAGMGLGPLLAGALVQWWGTTGLYWVLAGFLVALVPVYWLVQGRHLQRGRS